From the Euphorbia lathyris chromosome 6, ddEupLath1.1, whole genome shotgun sequence genome, one window contains:
- the LOC136233937 gene encoding serine/threonine protein phosphatase 2A 57 kDa regulatory subunit B' theta isoform-like yields MIKQILNRLPRKPSKSSENREGGGTSTSLSNSSNSSRNSDLSNNRYPNSNATSSNLGPNYGSKLSLAVNSKLNGNQNVPSYEALPSFRDVPNSEKPNLFIRKVNLCTVVFDFSDPTKHFKEKDIKRQTLVELVDYVSAANGKFSESMMQELVKMVSINLFRTLSSPPRENKVLESFDLEDDEPSMDPAWPHLQVVYELFLRFVASPETDAKLAKRYVDHSFVLRLLDLFDSEDPREREYLKTVLHRIYGKFMVHRPFIRKAINYIFYRFIFETEKHNGIAELLEILGSIINGFALPLKEEHKLFLVRALIPLHKPKCLPMYHQQLSYCITQFVEKDCKLADTVIRGMLKYWPITNSSKEVMFLGELEEVLEATQPGEFQRCMVPLFRQIARCLSSSHFQVAERALFLWNNDHIENLIKQNRKVILPIIFPALERNARQHWNQAVQSLTLNVRKIFFDVDPELFDECLVKYQEDETREKEMKSKREATWKRLEEIAAMKATSNEAVLISPRIGRVD; encoded by the exons ATGATAAAACAGATTCTCAATAGGCTCCCAAGGAAGCCCTCTAAATCATCAGAGAATCGTGAGGGAGGGGGAACCTCTACTTCCTTGTCCAATTCATCCAATAGCTCAAGAAACAGTGATTTATCCAATAACCGGTATCCAAACTCAAATGCTACATCTTCAAATTTAGGACCAAATTATGGCAGTAAGCTTTCTCTAGCTGTAAATTCAAAGCTGAATGGGAATCAGAATGTTCCTTCCTATGAGGCATTGCCTAGTTTCAGAGATGTGCCTAACTCTGAAAAGCCGAACTTGTTTATCAGAAAAGTGAACTTATGTACTGTTGTGTTCGACTTCAGTGACCCTACTAAGCACTTTAAGGAAAAAGATATCAAGCGACAAACGTTGGTTGAGCTTGTAGATTATGTTTCTGCTGCAAATGGAAAGTTCTCAGAATCTATGATGCAAGAACTTGTTAAAATGGTTTCCATAAATTTATTCAGAACACTTTCTTCCCCGCCACGTGAGAACAAAGTTTTGGAGTCCTTTGATTTAGAAGATGATGAACCGTCAATGGACCCTGCATGGCCTCATTTGCAAGTTgtatatgaattatttctgaggTTTGTAGCATCACCTGAGACGGATGCAAAATTAGCTAAGAGGTATGTAGATCACTCTTTTGTTCTCAGGTTGTTGGATCTTTTTGATTCAGAGGACCCTAGGGAGAGGGAGTATTTGAAAACTGTCTTGCACCGTATCTATGGGAAATTCATGGTGCATCGACCATTCATCAGGAAAGCAATTAACTACATTTTTTATCGTTTTATCTTTGAAACCGAGAAGCATAATGGGATTGCAGAGTTGTTAGAGATTCTGGGAAGTATAATTAATGGATTTGCCCTTCCATTGAAAGAGGAGCACAAGCTTTTCCTTGTCCGAGCACTCATTCCACTACATAAACCAAAATGCTTACCCATGTACCACCAGCAATTATCATATTGCATTACACAGTTTGTGGAGAAAGACTGCAAGCTTGCAGATACTGTTATCAGGGGGATGCTAAAATATTGGCCAATTACAAATAGTTCAAAAGAGGTAATGTTCTTAGGTGAACTGGAGGAGGTTCTAGAAGCAACACAACCTGGAGAGTTTCAGCGCTGCATGGTACCATTATTCCGACAAATTGCCCGATGCTTGAGTAGTTCACATTTTCAG GTGGCAGAGAGGGCTTTGTTCTTGTGGAACAATGATCACATTGagaatttgatcaaacaaaatcGCAAAGTGATACTGCCAATCATCTTCCCAGCCTTAGAGAGAAATGCAAGGCAGCACTGGAATCAGGCAGTTCAAAGCTTGACCCTCAACGTGCGCAAGATATTCTTTGATGTTGATCCAGAGCTCTTCGATGAGTGCCTTGTCAAGTATCAGGAAGATGAAACACGGGAAAAGGAGATGAAGTCTAAACGTGAAGCCACATGGAAACGCTTAGAAGAAATTGCTGCAATGAAGGCAACAAGTAATGAAGCTGTTCTCATCTCCCCACGAATCGGTAGAGTTGATTAA